DNA sequence from the bacterium genome:
ACCCGCAGCTTGTCCCGGGACTGCAGCGGCAGCGGCGGCAGCGCCCCGGACATGGCCTCGGCCAGGGCCACTTCGATCGTGCGGTAGGTGAGGTCGGGGTCGAGCCTCTCGATCAGGGCCCGCTCGGGCAGCGTGTCGGCCCAGAGACCGCCGGCCTGCCGGACCAGGTCGACGACCGTCATGCCCTCGCGGAACTCGTAACGGCCGGTGTTCTTCACGTTGCCCTGGGCCTCGACCCAGTTCTCGAGGCGCTCGGGGATGCGGTCCACACGCACGACGTCGGCGTCGCGCAGCAGGTGGCGCATCTTCAGGCGCAGGTCCAGGTCGGACTGGACCCGGTCGGGCTGCTCGGGACGGCGTTCGGGGAGCGGCACGATCCGCGCGACGTGCACGACGTCGGCCACGGCCTCGGCCGTGAAGCCGCCCGCGAAGCGGATCAGGTCCTGAACGTCCTCGCCGTCCTTCAGCTCGTAGGTCCGGGGGCGCCGCACTTCTCCCTCGACGCGCACCGTGATCGTGCGGGCCGGGATCAGCACCGTGTCGCCGTCGCGCAGGATGGGGTCGTCGCCGCGCCGGCCCTCGAGCAGGTAGCCGTAGAAATCCAGCTCGGCCAACAACTGGTTGCCGCGCAACACTTTGATCGACCGCAGACCGCCCTGCTCGTTGGGCCCGCCGGCGGCGTAGAGGGCCGTGAAGGCGGTCGACAGGCTGGTCAGCTCGTAGGCGCCCGGCTGGCGTGCCTCGCCCACCACGAACACACGGATGGCGCGCAGGGCGCCCAGGCTGACGTCCACGAACGTGGAGCCCCCCTCGCCCGAGGGGTCGATGCCGGAATAGGAGCCGGCCAGCTTCTCGCGCACCGCGCGCGTCACCTGGGC
Encoded proteins:
- a CDS encoding SLBB domain-containing protein translates to MPIRHQVVRRPRLPALLSLLAASAVFATFALPASAQDVPPELVEQALRRSGLTQQELMQRLQAQGTTVVDTTLPPGRTALPPGPRVILPFDLETAAVPAAVAAETPLPTADTPFGADFFRLDPGMFAPPAFGPVPPDYMLGPGDQVSVDVFGEVEFRLERVVDRDGGIILPKGGKVNCAGRTLAQVTRAVREKLAGSYSGIDPSGEGGSTFVDVSLGALRAIRVFVVGEARQPGAYELTSLSTAFTALYAAGGPNEQGGLRSIKVLRGNQLLAELDFYGYLLEGRRGDDPILRDGDTVLIPARTITVRVEGEVRRPRTYELKDGEDVQDLIRFAGGFTAEAVADVVHVARIVPLPERRPEQPDRVQSDLDLRLKMRHLLRDADVVRVDRIPERLENWVEAQGNVKNTGRYEFREGMTVVDLVRQAGGLWADTLPERALIERLDPDLTYRTIEVALAEAMSGALPPLPLQSRDKLRV